One Halodesulfovibrio sp. DNA window includes the following coding sequences:
- a CDS encoding hydantoinase/oxoprolinase family protein, whose product MLIGIDVGGTHTDAVAVESGNVVASGKVPTEHDDLLSSVLGALEIVLDAVLPEDVTRLNLSTTLSTNAIVEGRTDEVGVIVSSGPGIDPYNFQTGKYYFPVSGSIDHRGEEIAPVVAGEVAEAFDTCVAAGISAYAAVGKFSTRNPAHEESIASALAEKSDVISLGHRFSGQLDFPRRIATAYYNSAVWRMYNNFADAVEAGVRAKGITAPVNILKADGGTMPLERSRELPVESILSGPAASVMGVLAQQRVDADTDAPHDDILILDIGGTTTDIALLVADTPLVEKDGIAVGSFPTLVRALKTRSIGIGGDSELRYSAGALRVGPKRRGACIAAGGESPALMDALIYCGHAAFGDVDASRQGIETFAAECDMEPLELAESVINLAVETISRAVHDFIAEVNSTPVYTIREMLHGNKLTPAQVSIMGGPAESFQQLLTDALALPVHTVPQFAVANAIGAAMTRPTFELELFADTEAQTLFIPVMGEKRAVSARYTLTDAVLDAKEALIEYFRQRGLAVDVDDIQVTEKQSFNMVGDYGTVGKNIRVKCQITPGVEI is encoded by the coding sequence ATGCTTATTGGTATTGATGTCGGTGGGACACATACTGACGCTGTGGCAGTTGAAAGTGGGAACGTGGTTGCCTCCGGAAAAGTGCCGACAGAACACGACGATTTGTTATCGTCTGTATTGGGTGCATTAGAAATAGTGCTGGACGCGGTTTTACCGGAAGATGTTACGCGGCTAAACTTATCGACGACTCTTTCTACAAATGCCATCGTTGAAGGGCGCACTGACGAAGTCGGTGTTATTGTTTCTTCAGGGCCCGGTATAGATCCATATAATTTTCAGACAGGTAAGTACTACTTCCCTGTGTCAGGCTCGATTGACCATCGAGGGGAAGAGATAGCCCCTGTTGTTGCAGGTGAAGTTGCTGAAGCTTTTGATACTTGCGTTGCGGCGGGCATTTCTGCATATGCTGCGGTTGGTAAGTTTTCGACACGTAACCCGGCTCATGAGGAAAGCATTGCAAGTGCATTGGCAGAAAAAAGTGATGTGATCTCTCTAGGTCATCGCTTTTCCGGTCAGTTGGATTTTCCGCGTCGTATTGCAACTGCGTATTATAACTCGGCGGTCTGGCGAATGTACAATAACTTTGCGGATGCGGTTGAAGCAGGCGTTCGCGCTAAAGGCATAACAGCCCCTGTGAATATTTTAAAAGCAGACGGTGGCACTATGCCTCTCGAGCGCTCCCGCGAGTTGCCTGTTGAGTCTATTCTTTCAGGGCCTGCTGCCAGTGTGATGGGTGTACTGGCACAGCAACGTGTAGATGCCGACACTGACGCCCCGCATGATGATATTCTTATTTTAGATATCGGTGGCACAACTACAGATATTGCGTTGTTAGTCGCAGACACGCCGCTTGTAGAAAAGGATGGTATCGCCGTAGGGAGTTTTCCGACTCTTGTGCGTGCGTTAAAAACTCGTTCTATCGGTATCGGTGGCGATTCTGAGCTACGCTATTCCGCAGGAGCGTTGCGAGTTGGGCCTAAGCGCAGGGGAGCGTGCATTGCAGCTGGTGGTGAATCCCCCGCGTTGATGGATGCGCTTATCTATTGTGGTCATGCCGCGTTTGGTGATGTTGATGCCAGTCGTCAGGGGATAGAGACATTTGCTGCTGAGTGCGACATGGAGCCGCTGGAACTAGCCGAATCTGTAATCAACCTTGCAGTTGAAACAATATCACGCGCAGTGCATGACTTTATCGCAGAAGTGAACAGCACTCCTGTGTATACTATTCGGGAAATGCTGCATGGAAATAAACTAACACCCGCTCAGGTAAGCATTATGGGAGGACCTGCCGAGTCGTTCCAACAGTTACTGACAGACGCGCTTGCTTTGCCAGTACATACTGTTCCGCAGTTTGCTGTTGCTAATGCTATTGGTGCCGCGATGACAAGACCAACTTTCGAGTTGGAGCTTTTTGCTGATACGGAAGCGCAGACTCTTTTCATTCCTGTCATGGGCGAAAAACGCGCTGTTTCTGCACGGTATACGTTGACTGATGCTGTGCTGGATGCAAAAGAGGCTTTGATTGAATATTTCAGACAGCGAGGGCTGGCTGTTGATGTGGATGATATTCAAGTAACTGAAAAACAGTCATTCAATATGGTTGGAGACTATGGTACTGTCGGGAAGAATATCCGTGTGAAATGTCAGATAACCCCGGGAGTTGAAATATAG
- a CDS encoding glycoside hydrolase family 3 N-terminal domain-containing protein, translating to MQKILAYCVLVVLLVLQSFAAQAEEAAAPEVSLKTMVGQMVMAGFRGEGATSAHVLLRDIKQHKIGGVILFEKDALRPQAVRNIVSKEQVHDLVTILQDCSETPLLVAIDQEGGKVCRFKPVHGFAGTPSAQKLGKNPVSEAFSAGEQTGAFLHQVGINLNFAPVLDVNINPESPVIGAVERSFSDDPAKVAMYGHAFAQGMARHGVIAGYKHFPGHGSALTDSHKGLPDVTETWSTRELVPFIELLDKEPAHVIMVGHLYNRSLDTDCPTSLSYAVVTELLRTQLKYNGVVVTDDLQMDAIMNEYSIEEAAVKAVQAGCDILLVGNNMEYDPDVVCKIVTAVTWAVHNGDVTLERIEESYNRIKQLKRNAGLLVENVVMH from the coding sequence ATGCAAAAAATTTTGGCGTACTGTGTGTTGGTTGTGTTGCTTGTACTACAATCTTTTGCAGCACAGGCTGAAGAAGCCGCTGCGCCGGAAGTTTCTTTGAAAACTATGGTCGGGCAAATGGTCATGGCTGGTTTTCGGGGAGAAGGAGCGACGTCTGCGCATGTGCTACTGCGTGACATCAAACAGCATAAAATCGGTGGTGTGATTCTATTTGAAAAAGACGCCCTGAGACCACAAGCGGTGCGGAATATTGTGAGTAAAGAGCAAGTGCATGATCTAGTAACGATTTTGCAGGACTGCTCTGAAACTCCGTTACTCGTGGCTATAGATCAGGAGGGCGGAAAAGTGTGCCGCTTTAAACCGGTACACGGGTTTGCGGGAACTCCTTCTGCACAGAAATTAGGGAAAAATCCTGTAAGCGAAGCTTTTTCCGCAGGTGAACAGACAGGAGCTTTTTTACATCAAGTTGGAATTAACTTGAATTTTGCACCAGTGCTGGACGTTAATATTAATCCGGAATCTCCTGTCATCGGTGCAGTGGAGAGAAGCTTTAGTGATGATCCGGCAAAGGTTGCCATGTATGGGCATGCGTTTGCTCAGGGTATGGCTCGCCATGGTGTTATTGCGGGATATAAGCATTTTCCGGGGCATGGAAGTGCGTTGACTGATTCCCATAAAGGATTACCAGATGTAACGGAAACATGGTCAACACGAGAGTTAGTTCCGTTTATAGAATTATTAGATAAAGAACCTGCACATGTGATTATGGTAGGGCATCTTTATAACCGTAGCCTAGATACGGATTGCCCAACATCGCTTTCGTATGCAGTTGTTACCGAGCTTTTACGTACCCAGTTGAAGTATAATGGTGTGGTCGTTACGGATGATTTGCAGATGGATGCCATTATGAACGAATATTCAATCGAAGAAGCGGCAGTAAAGGCTGTGCAGGCGGGATGTGATATTTTGCTTGTCGGGAACAACATGGAATATGACCCAGATGTTGTTTGCAAAATCGTGACAGCTGTAACATGGGCAGTACATAACGGTGACGTAACTCTAGAGCGAATAGAAGAGTCGTATAACCGCATTAAGCAGCTAAAGCGTAATGCTGGCTTGCTGGTAGAGAACGTCGTAATGCACTAG
- a CDS encoding VTT domain-containing protein, which translates to MASNQKKVFINLAVIGLLVAVVLTLRKLGIAEVLEPEWVDTYIRNTGLQGVLLFVGLAAMLTGMGIPRQLSAFCAGYAFGAVQGFLAAIVAVTLGCVCCFWIARLLGQETINRRFPHHLQGINSFLENAPFQTAIIVRLLPVGSNLATNVVAGVSNIRPLPFVAGSSLGYMPQTIIFSLLGSGVTVEPVLRTSVSATLFVLSSALGLRLYKKYRALSSQLEQDA; encoded by the coding sequence ATGGCTTCAAATCAAAAAAAAGTTTTTATCAACCTTGCAGTCATTGGACTGTTGGTTGCCGTTGTTCTTACACTACGCAAACTCGGCATCGCTGAGGTTCTTGAACCTGAGTGGGTGGACACATATATCCGAAATACAGGACTCCAAGGGGTGCTCCTTTTTGTCGGACTCGCCGCTATGCTCACGGGAATGGGAATTCCAAGACAGTTGTCTGCTTTTTGTGCTGGATATGCCTTTGGCGCCGTACAGGGCTTTCTAGCTGCCATCGTTGCCGTAACGCTCGGCTGTGTATGCTGCTTCTGGATAGCTCGCCTTCTGGGACAAGAAACTATCAACCGAAGATTCCCTCACCATCTGCAAGGCATTAATAGCTTTTTAGAAAACGCACCGTTCCAGACCGCAATTATCGTGCGTTTACTGCCTGTAGGCAGCAACCTTGCAACCAACGTAGTCGCCGGTGTAAGCAACATTCGCCCGCTGCCATTTGTTGCCGGTTCATCCTTGGGATACATGCCGCAAACCATTATATTCTCACTTTTGGGAAGCGGCGTAACGGTAGAACCAGTACTCCGCACAAGTGTCAGCGCAACGTTGTTTGTGCTTTCTTCTGCGCTGGGTCTTCGCTTATACAAAAAATATCGAGCACTTTCTTCACAGCTAGAGCAAGACGCTTGA
- a CDS encoding glycosyltransferase family 2 protein has translation MTNINSLSIVVPVFNEEDNLPLLFDEIHKALAPTDKKWQVIFVDDGSTDNSLQVVRSLSEQHPEAKYLAFENNCGQSAAFKAGFDAADTDVVITIDADLQNDPADIPNLLREYERGYTMVIGWRHKRQDTLQKKVASKIGNSIRNKLSRETVKDTGCSLKVMDTQMVQRIPMLTGMHRFLPTLMKMQGATVSEVPVNHRHRQHGESKYGIIDRAKATFLDLLAIRWMQSRHFRYSIKDRNV, from the coding sequence ATGACAAATATTAATTCCTTATCTATAGTTGTACCAGTGTTCAACGAAGAAGATAATCTCCCGTTACTCTTCGATGAAATACATAAAGCGTTGGCTCCAACCGACAAAAAATGGCAAGTAATTTTTGTTGATGACGGCAGCACCGACAACAGCCTGCAAGTTGTCCGTTCTTTAAGCGAACAGCATCCAGAAGCAAAATATCTTGCTTTTGAAAACAACTGCGGTCAGTCCGCTGCATTTAAAGCTGGCTTTGATGCTGCTGACACCGATGTTGTTATCACTATTGATGCAGATTTACAGAATGACCCTGCGGACATTCCTAATCTTCTGCGCGAGTACGAACGTGGCTACACCATGGTCATAGGCTGGCGTCATAAGCGTCAGGACACTTTGCAGAAAAAAGTTGCATCCAAAATCGGCAACTCCATCCGTAACAAGCTGAGCCGCGAAACTGTTAAAGATACAGGCTGTTCACTTAAAGTTATGGATACCCAGATGGTTCAGCGAATCCCAATGCTCACAGGCATGCACCGTTTCCTTCCTACGCTTATGAAAATGCAGGGTGCAACCGTATCTGAAGTTCCTGTTAATCACAGACACCGTCAGCATGGTGAATCAAAATACGGAATCATCGACCGAGCAAAAGCAACCTTTCTCGACCTGTTAGCTATCCGCTGGATGCAGAGCCGACACTTCCGCTACTCAATTAAAGATCGTAACGTATAA